Proteins found in one Paenibacillus sp. FSL R10-2782 genomic segment:
- the galU gene encoding UTP--glucose-1-phosphate uridylyltransferase GalU, whose amino-acid sequence MTKRVKKAIIPAAGLGTRFLPATKAMPKEMLPIINKPTIQYIVEEAIASGIEDIIIVTGKGKRAIEDHFDNAFELESKLLEDGKLKLLEEVQRSSGVEIHYIRQKEPKGLGHAVWCARRFIGDEPFGVLLGDDIVTGQKPCLRQLMDQYEETQNSVIGVQRVPQEFTNRYGIIEPDQQDGRLYRVNNFIEKPAPGTAPSDLAIMGRYVFSPKIFKYLDLQEKGAGGEIQLTDAIQKLNQSERVYAYDFEGTRYDVGERLGYILTTLEFALASDDLKYPVIEAMHEWLKKTEKATTAG is encoded by the coding sequence ATGACGAAAAGAGTGAAAAAGGCCATTATTCCAGCAGCAGGTTTGGGTACGCGCTTCCTTCCTGCAACCAAGGCAATGCCTAAGGAAATGCTTCCGATTATCAATAAGCCCACAATTCAATATATCGTGGAAGAAGCGATTGCTTCTGGTATTGAGGACATTATTATCGTAACGGGCAAAGGCAAGCGTGCGATTGAGGATCACTTTGACAACGCATTTGAGCTGGAATCGAAGCTGCTGGAGGACGGCAAGCTGAAGCTTCTGGAAGAGGTTCAGCGTTCTTCGGGAGTAGAAATTCACTACATTCGCCAGAAAGAACCCAAAGGTCTGGGACATGCGGTATGGTGCGCAAGACGCTTTATCGGGGACGAGCCGTTCGGTGTACTGCTGGGCGATGATATCGTAACAGGTCAGAAGCCTTGCCTGCGTCAGTTGATGGATCAATATGAGGAAACTCAAAATTCCGTCATCGGTGTACAGCGGGTACCGCAGGAATTCACGAATCGCTACGGCATCATTGAACCGGATCAACAGGACGGACGTCTGTACCGGGTAAACAATTTTATAGAAAAACCGGCTCCGGGCACAGCGCCTTCCGATCTGGCTATTATGGGCCGTTATGTATTCTCACCAAAAATTTTCAAATATCTCGATCTTCAGGAAAAAGGGGCAGGCGGCGAAATTCAGTTGACCGATGCGATCCAAAAGCTGAATCAAAGCGAGCGCGTATACGCCTACGACTTTGAAGGAACACGCTACGACGTGGGTGAGCGTCTGGGTTATATTTTGACCACACTTGAATTTGCACTCGCTAGTGATGATTTGAAGTATCCGGTTATAGAAGCCATGCACGAGTGGCTGAAAAAGACCGAGAAAGCAACCACGGCAGGTTGA
- a CDS encoding sugar transferase — protein sequence MSMENLPEDGEAVMSGKAFYMPYGNTQIQDKTSYLVTKRLLDMLLSFVGLIVLLPLFIVVGVLIKLEDPKGSVFFKQIRVGKNEKLFNMYKFRSMVSNAEELKKDLMELNEVSGAMFKIKNDPRITKIGSFLRKTSIDEIPQLWNVLVGDMTLVGPRPPLPSEVEQYSDYDKQRLIVTPGCTGYWQVSARNSVGFEEMVQMDLKYIHVRNTWLDLKIIMKTGIKMLFSKDAY from the coding sequence ATGAGCATGGAAAATTTACCGGAGGACGGCGAGGCTGTCATGTCAGGTAAAGCGTTTTACATGCCATACGGAAATACACAAATTCAGGATAAAACGTCTTACCTGGTAACCAAGCGATTGCTCGACATGTTGCTGTCTTTCGTTGGTTTGATCGTATTACTGCCGCTTTTTATCGTGGTGGGTGTTTTGATCAAGCTCGAAGATCCGAAGGGAAGCGTTTTTTTTAAGCAAATTCGGGTGGGCAAGAACGAGAAGCTATTCAACATGTATAAATTCCGCTCCATGGTGTCCAACGCCGAGGAGCTGAAAAAGGACTTAATGGAGCTGAATGAAGTGAGCGGCGCCATGTTCAAAATTAAAAACGACCCGCGAATTACGAAGATCGGCAGTTTTTTGCGCAAGACGAGTATTGATGAGATTCCACAGCTTTGGAATGTGTTGGTCGGGGACATGACGTTAGTAGGTCCACGTCCGCCATTGCCGAGCGAGGTTGAGCAATACTCTGATTATGACAAGCAGCGCCTGATTGTCACACCAGGATGTACCGGCTACTGGCAGGTGAGTGCACGTAACAGTGTAGGCTTCGAAGAAATGGTGCAAATGGATTTGAAGTATATTCATGTTCGCAATACGTGGCTCGATCTGAAAATCATCATGAAAACAGGCATTAAGATGCTGTTCTCCAAGGATGCTTACTGA